One Williamwhitmania sp. genomic window, TCCTGGCTGTAGCCACGGTGTGGTGCACAACCTTATTGCTGAAGTTATTGAGGAGATGGGGATTCAGGATAATACCATTGGTGTTTCCCCTGTAGGGTGTTCAGTGCTAGCCTATAACTATCTCGATATTGATTGGCAGCAAGCTGCTCACGGTCGTGCGCCGGCCCTAGCAACTGCTACTAAGCGGCTTAATCCAGATAAGTATGTGTTTACCTATCAGGGTGATGGCGACTTGGCCTCCATTGGAACGGCCGAAATTATGCACGCCTGCAACCGCGGAGAAAACATTGTGGTAATTTTCATAAATAACGCCATATATGGTATGACAGGTGGCCAGATGGCTCCTACCACCTTAATTGGCATGAAAACAGCTACTACACCTTATGGTCGTAACGTTGAGCTTAATGGTCATCCTCTTAAAATTACCGAGCTCATAGCTCAACTTCCCGGAACCTGCTTTGTTACGCGTCAGTCGGTTCAAACTCCAGCCGCAGTGCGCAAGGCAAAAAAGGCCATCCACAAGGCTTTTGAAAACTCTGGTAAGAAAAAAGGTACTTCATTTGTGGAGATCGTTTCAACCTGCAGTTCAGGCTGGAAGTTATCTCCTGTAAAGGCGAACGAGTGGATGGTGGAGAATATGTTCCCATTTTATCCGCTGGGTGATATGAAAGATGAGTAGCCTTTGGTGTTAATTCTTTAAACATTGCAGAAGATGAAAGAAGAAATAATTATAGCAGGGTTTGGTGGTCAAGGTGTACTTTCTATGGGTAAGATATTGGCATACTCTGGCGTAATGCAGAACCAAGAAGTTTCCTGGATGCCATCGTATGGTCCAGAGATGCGCGGCGGAACTGCCAACGTTATTGTAATTCTCAGCGATAGCCGCATTAGCTCGCCCATCGTTCAGGAATTTGATACGGCCATTATCCTCAATCAACAGTCGCTTGATAAGTTTGAGAAGCACGTAAAGCCGGGTGGTATGCTCATCTACGATCCCAACGGCATTACTCGCCACCCAGAGCGCAAGGATATCAATGTATACAAGGTTGAGGCAGCCGAAGAGGCGGCTAGAATGCATAGCGCCAAGTCGTTCAACATGATTGTTCTTGGTGCTTACCTTAAGATTAAACCCTTGGTGAAAATGGAAAACATTATAAAGGGGTTAAAGAAATCACTACCTGACCGTCACCATAATCTTATTCCACAAAACGAGGAAGCTATTACCAAGGGCATGGCGATTGTTCAAGAAGTTCATAAGCTATAGCTTGCTGCCACTGTATAAATAACCGTCCCTTTCATAGGGGCGGTTTTTTGCTTTAGAGGGGTTTATAAGTTGGATTTCGCTGCAATGCTAAACAGCACAACTTCAGTTTTCATGTTGAGGGTAGGACAGAATTTTTTATGCGAACTATTCTTCCACAATTTGGGCTACCCAATGTGTGGAAAAAACTCTACAGTATTTTGAGCCAGTGAACGGTTATGTTTTATTATGTTTCATAAATTCAAATACTTATAATATCAGTGTTGGTTATGGCAATTGTGGCATAATATTTTCATTAATGTAGTTGTATTGGTTAATACTTAATGAATTCCCTTAATGGGGTTTCATTGTCAGGTAACTTTTTAGATTAAACCCTTCTAGCTCTTCCCGTAAACTCGGATGCCGCTGAAAAGCGTATCCGGGTTTACTTTTTTGTTATATCTTTAGGCCTTATTGTGTGTTGAAACTTGTGTTTTAGGCCAATACTAACACATTGATTTCGAATAAAGGAGCTAGGGAATGGTGAAAATTTTGATTGTTGACGATGATGTAACCTTCTGCTTAATGCTCAAAACCTTCCTTCAAAAGAGGGGTTATGAAGTTGAGGAGGCATTTTCATTTTCTGAAGGGAGTAAAAAGCTTAATACCTTCGTTCCAGATATTATTCTCTCCGATTTACGATTACCCGACAAGGATGGAATTGCTTTGCTCGAGATGGTAATGCGCGAGAAACCGCAAATACCTGTGGTGCTCATGACTGGCTATGCCGATATCCGAACTGCGGTGCAAGCCATGAAGATGGGAGCCTTTGAATATGTTGCCAAACCCATTAGCCCGGATGAAATTTTGGCTACTATCGTTGCGGCATTAAAGGTCGATTCGGGCAAGGAGAATCGGGCGGTAAGAAAGGTGAAGAAGGAATCAGTATCGCGGTTTGTTGATGGTACCAGCTCGGTTGCACTCAAAACGCTGGAATATATTCATCTGGTAGCTCCAACTGCAATGTCGGTGTTGATTATTGGCGAAAGTGGAACGGGGAAGGAATTCGTTGCCCGTCGAATACATGAGCTCAGCGATAGACGTGATAAACCATTTGTAGCCATCGACTGTGGTGCTTTACCTAAAGATTTGGCTGCCAGCGAATTTTTTGGCCATTTAAAAGGTTCGTTTACCGGTGCTATCAACGATAAGGTGGGGCAGTTTGAGGCAGCCAACGGAGGAACGCTTTTTCTCGACGAGGTTGGTAACTTGAGCTATGAGGTGCAGATGCAGCTTTTAAGAGTACTTCAGGAGCGGAGGATTAGGCGGGTGGGGGCAAACAGTGAAATACCAGTTGATATTCGCATTTTGGCTGCCACCAATGACGATTTACGCATTGAGGTGCAGCAGGGAAACTTTAGGGAAGATTTGTTTCATAGGTTAAATGAATTTTCGGTTGTGGTGCATCCGCTTCGGGACCGTAGGGCCGATTTGCCGGAATTTGTTGATCACTTTTTGGCGACAGCAAACGTTGAACTGAATAGGACGGTTGAAGGACTCTCAGGGGAGGTAATGCACGTTTTTACAACTTATTCTTGGCCTGGCAATCTTCGTGAACTTAAAAATGTGGTGAAGCGTTCGGTGCTGCTTAGCAAGGGGCCGATTGTTGGTATTGAAGCCTTACCGGAAGAGTTGGTCAAGGAGAGCACAAAACACAATAACCATAATGAGGAGGAGCGTTCTCTTCGGGGGGCTGCCGCTAAGGGTGAACATGAACTTATTCTTCAAACCTTGGAAAAGGTAAAATACAACAAGACCAAAGCTGCTCAGCTGCTAAACATCGATAGAAAAACTCTCTACAATAAGATGAAACAGTATGATATTGATTTTTAACTTTCCAATAATTCCGCTTCTATTGCCCGTGTTGTCTCGCTGAGTTGAGCAATCAGTGTGGCTACCTTCTTTTCAACAATTGCCAAATTGCTTTCGGGCTTTTTTCTTAACTCCTCTAGTTCGGTGAGGAGCAAGGCCACTTCTGTGGCTTTTAGCTGACTAAAGTGGGGCAAAATCCTATGGGCCAAGTTGGCAATCTCATTTTGGTCCTCAGCCTTTAATGCCTCTTCGAATCGTTTCGATGTCATTTCAATATTATCCTTGAGAGACGAGAGCACAGCGGTAAAGGCGGCTGAATCATCACCGGTAAACTGTCGTATGCCTGCAAAGGAGAGCCCACCCATTTGTGGCGTTTGATTTTCGGTGGTTATCGACTCAAATGAAAGGTTGAGTAGTGACCCTACTTTTTCAAGCAGCTGGTACTCGTAAAATGGTTTTACAAGCACCTCGCTAAATCCGGCGCCGATGAAGGTACGTTTTTCTGCTTCTGTATTATTTGCGGTTACGCAAAGGGTGGGTATCTGCTTCCATTCGGTGCTAGCCATAACCTGCTGAACTAGCTCCAGACCTCCCATCTCTGGCATGTGTACATCTGAAATCAGAAGATGGTAACTTTCCCCATTCTCCTTGAGTAGATCGAGTGCCTGTCGGCCATTGGATACAGCGTCTACTGCGGCCCCATATTTCTCTAATATCCCTTTTGTAAGGAGCTGGGTGGTGGCATCGTCTTCTGCCAGTAAAATTTGGAAGCCGGTAAGCGCATGAGCTGAGATCTGAGTGTAAGATGATTTTCGTTCTTGAAATTCGTCCGCAGAGGTCTCATAGGGTATCACCACATAGAATTCCGATCCTTTTCCAGGGATGCTGGTAACGCCAATTTTTCCATTCTGCAGTTCAACTAGACGTTTAGAAATTGCAAGTCCAAGGCCTGTCCCTCCATATTTTCTGGTTATTCCAGCTTCCGTTTGTGTAAATTCTTTAAAAATATCGCTCTGCAACTCCATAGGAATGCCGATACCTGTATCTTCAATAAAAAGGCGTAGTTGTAAAGTCTTGCCATCCAACTTTTCGGTTGATGCCTTTAACTTTACGCTACCATTCTCAGTGAACTTAACAGCATTGCCCAGAATGTTTATCGCCAGCTGGCGTAGCCGAAGTGGGTCCCCTTTGAACGTGAGTGTAGGTTTAAATTCAATAGTATGGTAGAGTGTAAGTTTCTTGTCGCGCGCTTTGGGTGCCACAATTTCGATTGCCTCCATGAGCGTTTCATAGGGCGAGAAAGGAGTGCACTCCAGCTTAATCATACCGGCTTCTATTTTGGAAAAGTCGAGGATGTCGTTAATTAGCCCAAGCAGATGTTCCGACGATTTGGTGATAATGGACTGATAGGTTAGCTGTTGATTTGTCAGTTTCGTTTGCCCCAGCTGTTCTGAAAACCCAATTATGGAGGTTATGGGTGTTCGTATTTCGTGGCTCATGGTGGCCATAAACTGCTCCTTTACCTTAAGGTGTTCTTCGGCAAGCGCTCTTGCAGCTTCTAGCTCTTGGCGATAGTATTCGCTGCGTGTAAGATCGCGCATAATGAGCACTGAAAAAATTAGAATGGTAAGCAGCCCGCTGAATCCAAGACCAAGTGAATACAAATAGAGCTTTTGCTGCAGGGCTGCGGTTTGTTGTGATCGCTGGGAGGAAAGGCGTAGCTCTTCCTGTTCAATAAGGTAAAGCAGCTTTCGAATGTCGTTGGCAATTTGCTGATCATTTATCTGAAGCCTCCTTTCCTGAAGCGAAATTTCTTTGTTTATCAATAGCTCCTTTTGTCGGAATCCAATGAGTTGGTTTTTAATGAATGCAATAGTAGTGTCGGGCCTAAAAATAGCCGTTGTGGATGTATCCAATCTGGTTTCGATTTTAGGGAGAGGTGTTGCCGGTTGCTCCTCTTCGTCTTTTTCACCGGTTATTGAATTCCAGAATCGTTTGAGAAACCCTGTCTTTTTCTCTGGCTCAATCTTTATTGGAATCCGCTCAATTGTATGCCGGTCCAGAATAGTTTTAGTTACCCTAATGGAATCGGAAATTCTTTGGGCAAAATTGAGAATGGAGTCCCTGGTTAGTGTGTCGAGAATATATTGCTTTTTTAGGGCAAACATGCTTTCGAAGATTTGTTGCTTTTGGGTAATTAGCAAATCAACTCTTCGGATTCGAGCAAGTTGGTTCTTGTTTTCTGCATTTTCTTCCTTCAGTAATTCTAGGTCATTTTTTAGTTGCTGAAGATTATTTAGATATGCCCTAAGGAAGCGTCCGTCGGCTGAGATAATGAAGGCTCTTCCCAATCGCTCCTCTTCCAGCAGGCGGGAAAGCATGCTATTTACAACGGCGGCTTTTTTTCCGGCAAGTTCAGCAGCTTCTCTGTATGGTTTTGCCTTGTTGGCTTGGAAGAGGAGTAGGTAAATTGCGGCAGCAACCAGCAGCAGCAGAATGAAGAATCCTCCAGCCACCTTTCCAGTAATTTTACGCTTTTCAACGTTTGGCATCGACACTATTAAATAGTGTGCCTAAGATAGCTATTAAATGAGAGAAGCTGCCCTTTTTAGAGCAGCTCCTTCTTTATTCAACCTTGCTAAAGTTAAACTATTTTTCGATGGCGATTACCAAGTATTTTGATTTTTGCCAGAAGGCTTTTGAATCTTTAATAACCAATTCGGTAACCTTGTTTTGTGTTCCAACAATTTCGTAAGAATCTGCAGGATGAGGGGTTACAAGAGTAATTTTCCTTGCTGTTAATGGAATGGAGTTTAGCGTTCTCATGTCCACTGGGGTGAAGCTGTTGTCGCTGGGTGCTGAGGCAAGTTTAATGGACTTACCAAGGCCAAGAAAACCACCTTCTTTAACCACAATCCCTTTGGCTACAAGCTCCTTTTCAGTGCCCATGATGAAGTAAGCCTGATTCATCTCGTTAGTTTTCGTGGCAACAACTCCCGCCAACTTAGCGTTTTCTTGCTTTACGGTGGTGAGTGTATCGTTGAGCGACTGGATAGAGAAGTTCAGCTTAGTAAGGTTATCCTTCAGCTGAGAGATGGTAGAATCCTTTTCTACAAGAAGTAGATTGGTCTTTTCTATCATTTTCTGCAGCTCTTCAATCTTGATGTTCGACTCTTTCAGCTGCTTCCTTAACCAGGAAATGGATCTCTTGTTCTTATTCATC contains:
- a CDS encoding thiamine pyrophosphate-dependent enzyme — encoded protein: MDVKDIIKEENLVFRKSKVLTDNVMHYCPGCSHGVVHNLIAEVIEEMGIQDNTIGVSPVGCSVLAYNYLDIDWQQAAHGRAPALATATKRLNPDKYVFTYQGDGDLASIGTAEIMHACNRGENIVVIFINNAIYGMTGGQMAPTTLIGMKTATTPYGRNVELNGHPLKITELIAQLPGTCFVTRQSVQTPAAVRKAKKAIHKAFENSGKKKGTSFVEIVSTCSSGWKLSPVKANEWMVENMFPFYPLGDMKDE
- a CDS encoding 2-oxoacid:acceptor oxidoreductase family protein translates to MKEEIIIAGFGGQGVLSMGKILAYSGVMQNQEVSWMPSYGPEMRGGTANVIVILSDSRISSPIVQEFDTAIILNQQSLDKFEKHVKPGGMLIYDPNGITRHPERKDINVYKVEAAEEAARMHSAKSFNMIVLGAYLKIKPLVKMENIIKGLKKSLPDRHHNLIPQNEEAITKGMAIVQEVHKL
- a CDS encoding sigma-54 dependent transcriptional regulator codes for the protein MVKILIVDDDVTFCLMLKTFLQKRGYEVEEAFSFSEGSKKLNTFVPDIILSDLRLPDKDGIALLEMVMREKPQIPVVLMTGYADIRTAVQAMKMGAFEYVAKPISPDEILATIVAALKVDSGKENRAVRKVKKESVSRFVDGTSSVALKTLEYIHLVAPTAMSVLIIGESGTGKEFVARRIHELSDRRDKPFVAIDCGALPKDLAASEFFGHLKGSFTGAINDKVGQFEAANGGTLFLDEVGNLSYEVQMQLLRVLQERRIRRVGANSEIPVDIRILAATNDDLRIEVQQGNFREDLFHRLNEFSVVVHPLRDRRADLPEFVDHFLATANVELNRTVEGLSGEVMHVFTTYSWPGNLRELKNVVKRSVLLSKGPIVGIEALPEELVKESTKHNNHNEEERSLRGAAAKGEHELILQTLEKVKYNKTKAAQLLNIDRKTLYNKMKQYDIDF
- a CDS encoding ATP-binding protein, whose amino-acid sequence is MPNVEKRKITGKVAGGFFILLLLVAAAIYLLLFQANKAKPYREAAELAGKKAAVVNSMLSRLLEEERLGRAFIISADGRFLRAYLNNLQQLKNDLELLKEENAENKNQLARIRRVDLLITQKQQIFESMFALKKQYILDTLTRDSILNFAQRISDSIRVTKTILDRHTIERIPIKIEPEKKTGFLKRFWNSITGEKDEEEQPATPLPKIETRLDTSTTAIFRPDTTIAFIKNQLIGFRQKELLINKEISLQERRLQINDQQIANDIRKLLYLIEQEELRLSSQRSQQTAALQQKLYLYSLGLGFSGLLTILIFSVLIMRDLTRSEYYRQELEAARALAEEHLKVKEQFMATMSHEIRTPITSIIGFSEQLGQTKLTNQQLTYQSIITKSSEHLLGLINDILDFSKIEAGMIKLECTPFSPYETLMEAIEIVAPKARDKKLTLYHTIEFKPTLTFKGDPLRLRQLAINILGNAVKFTENGSVKLKASTEKLDGKTLQLRLFIEDTGIGIPMELQSDIFKEFTQTEAGITRKYGGTGLGLAISKRLVELQNGKIGVTSIPGKGSEFYVVIPYETSADEFQERKSSYTQISAHALTGFQILLAEDDATTQLLTKGILEKYGAAVDAVSNGRQALDLLKENGESYHLLISDVHMPEMGGLELVQQVMASTEWKQIPTLCVTANNTEAEKRTFIGAGFSEVLVKPFYEYQLLEKVGSLLNLSFESITTENQTPQMGGLSFAGIRQFTGDDSAAFTAVLSSLKDNIEMTSKRFEEALKAEDQNEIANLAHRILPHFSQLKATEVALLLTELEELRKKPESNLAIVEKKVATLIAQLSETTRAIEAELLES